GGTTTATCACTTTTAATTAAGAAATATAGGCCAGAGGCAGTCTTCTTCCCTGGAACAAGGAATTCAAGGGAATTAGCTTCAACAACAGCAATAGAAGTAAATACTGGATTAATTGCTGATTGCGTTAGTTTCGACGTAGATGAAAAAGGAATAATATACTCTACTAGGCCGGATTTTGGAGGGAAGGAAATGAGTACAATTATTTGTCCTAATCATAAGCCAGTAATGATAACTGTAAGGGGAGGAGTATTTTATCCTATAAGGATACCTAAAGAAGGAGAAGTAATTACTGAAGAAGTTGATGATTTATCCACGAAATTCAGAGTTTTGAACTACACTAAGTTACAGAAAAAGAATATTTTAGCAGAAGCTGATGTTGTTATAGGAGTAGGAAGAGGAATAAAATCGCCGGAGAATATAAAAATAGCTGAAGAATTAGCCTCATTGCTTCATGGTGTAGTTGGGGTAAGTAAGCCTTTAGCGGATATGGGTTGGTATCCCAAAGAAAGACAAGTAGGTCAAACTGGTACAACTATAAGACCTAAGCTTTACATAGCTTTAGGCATATCTGGAGCAGTACAGCACTTAGTAGGAATTACTGGAGCAAGAAGAATTATCGCAGTAAACATTGATCCAGATGCACCAATTTTCCAAAATTGTGATTATGGGGTTATAGGGGACTTGTTTGAAGTCGTACCAGATTTAATAAAAATTATTAAAGAAAGAGGTGTCCCAGAATGAAATTTGATGCAGTTGTAATAGGTGCAGGACCAGCAGGTAGTGCTTCAGCATACACAATGGCAAAGGCCGGTTATAAAGTATTAATGATAGAAAAAGGATCCGAGCCTGGAGCTAAGAACGTTTCTGGGGCAATGATAAGGGAAGCAGTAATATCTAAAGTTTTTGAAACTAAGGATTTACCTTTTGAGAGAATAGTAAAAAGAGTGAGGCTTATTTTCAAAACTAGAGAAAATGAGACAGAGATAAGTGTTAAGCCAAAAGATAAATTGTATACTATTGCAAGACTTAAGTTCGATAAATGGTTAGCTCAAAAAGCTGAAGGCGCTGGTGCTGTCTTGATTACTAAGACTACCGTAACTGGGATAGAAGGACAAAAAGTTATAACCGAAAGAGGAGAAATTGAGGCTGGTAAAATAGTTATAGCTGAAGGTGCAAATGCACTTCTTTCAATGTCTTTGGGTTTAAGAAGAGAACTGAGGAGTGAGGAGACGGTTCTTGGGATAAAAGAAGTTTATGCATCTACAAGAGATGAAGTGGCAAAAAGATTTGGGTTACAAGGCGATGAGGGTGAAAGTTGGAGAATAATAACAGATTATCCTCTTCCTTCAGCTGGCTTTATTTATACATATAAAGATGCTGTAGCAATAGGTATAGGGGCTAAAGTTGATGAAATAACTCAAAGAGATATTAGACCTTTTGAACTTTTAGATACTTTCAAAGAACCATACTCTGAACTAATAAAAGGATTTTCCCTTAGAGAATATTCAGCTAAAATTATCCCAGAGAATGGTTTTCCCTCGTTTAAACCATGTGAAGGCTCAATATATGTGGTTGGTGATGCTTTAGGTTTGGTAGATCCGTTAACTTTCGATGGTATTGGACCAGCTGTAATTTCTGGACATCTTGCTGGAAAGGCTGAAAGTTGTAATGCTTATTCTAATTCCCTCTATGAAGCTAGTGAAATACTTAAGGTTATGAGATCAAGACCATTAACAAGAGAGCTATTAAAGGGCGATAACCTATCCCTTTACATTCATTTAGTGACTGACTTTTCTCTTAGCTGGGCTGAAGGAGATTTGTCCAAATTAAAGTACTACAAGAACAGTTTGGGAACTATATTAAAACATCTATTGTTAGGTTTAGAGGTGGTTCAATGAGAGTAGAGGAGAGACTTTATACTTTGAGATATAAGAGGGATGAGAAACCCCATTTAGAAATTAAAGATCAGGCTAACTGTGCGAAATGTTATGATACTTATAAATCGCCATGTATAACAGTCTGCCCAGCTAATGTATATTCTTTCACTGAAGGAAAGATTGTAATATCTTATGAGAATTGCTTAGAATGTGGAGCGTGTAAAATTGTTTGTCCATTTAATAATATTATTTGGAGATATCCTAGATATGGTTTAGGAATATCTTTAAGATACGGCTAATATAAGAGAAATAAAAATACTTTTATTAAACATAATGATTTTTTATCTATAGAAAGGCTAAAATACTTTTATTGCGTATATATATTTATGATAATAGGTCAATTAATTACCAAAAATTTAGTAAATCTTCCAATAAATTCTACTATAAAGGATGTAGCTGATGTCATGATGAGGGAAGGTGTAGGATCAGTAGTTCTTAAAGATGGTGAAAAAATAGTTGGAATTGTAACGGAAAGGGATATAGTTAAAGCAGTTCATAAGGGTCTTTCTCTTGACTCTTCGGCAATCGAAATAGCTTCAACAGACTTAGTGAGAATAGATTATAACAAGAGTATTTATGATGCTTTCTATTTGATGGCTAAAAATAATATAAGGCACTTGATAGTGGAAAAGGATGGTAAGTGCGTAGGAGTAGTTTCTATTAGAGATGTTGCGAGAGCTTTCTCCCTTATGGTAGCTGAAGGGATGACTTATTGATAGTAAATATTGCTTATACTAAGTTAGTTTACTTTTATTTTTTACTAACTATAAATTTTGAATAACCTTTTACGCTTATCTATCGGTTTCGATATATCGAAAAATTTAAATTTATTACTATCGATATCGATAGTATGAGTGAATTAATAGCGAAACAAAAAGGAAGGCTTAGGAATATAATACTTTGGCTACTATGGCAGTCTCCAAAGAGAGGCATAGATATTATTGATGATATATATAAAATGACCTGGGGCTGGTGGAAACCATCGCCAGGGTCAGTTTATCCTTTGTTAAATAAGATGGAGGAAGAAGGAGTAATAGAGAGAGTTTCAGATGGAAAATATAGGATAACACAGAAGGGGATAGAAGAAATAAAGGAATTATTGCCTAGCAGATATTCTGGAAGTATTGAAGATGCAGTCGAAGAATTAGAAGGATTAGTCCAATATTTTAAGGAAACTGATAAAGATAAACTTTCTCTATATAAAGATAGAATTTTAGAAGCCCTAAAGAGCATGGAGGAGGTGATAAAGAATGTCTAACATTGCAATAAAAGCAATAAACCTAACAAAAATGTATGGTAAATTCATAGCTGTCGATCATATAAACTTTGAGGTGTATGAAGGAGAAATTTTCGGCTTCTTAGGCCCAAATGGTGCTGGTAAATCTACTACAATAAAAATGTTAACTACTGTATTGAAACCTACAGAAGGTACAGCAATAGTAAACGGTTATGATATTATAAAACAACCTGCATTAGTAAGACAATCTATTGGTGTAGTACCTCAAGAATATACAGCAGATGAAGATCTCACTGGATGGGAAAATATGATGATGATGGCAGGCCTTTATGGCATACCAAAGGATATAGCAAAAGAAAGAGCGAAGGAATTGTTAGAAATGGTTGAATTAACACATGCTGCAAATAGGAAAGTTGAAACATATTCTGGAGGAATGAGGAGAAGACTAGAAATTGCGATGTCCTTAATTAGTAGGCCAAAAATCCTTTTCCTTGATGAACCAACATTAGGATTAGATGCACAAACTAGAGCAGCTATATGGCAATACATACTGAAATTAAAAGAAGAATACAAGATGACCATATTCGTTACTACTCATTATTTAGAAGAAGCCGATATGTATGGGGATAGAATTGCAATAATTGATAAAGGTAAAATATTAGCAATAGGTAGCCCAAAGGAATTAAAGGAAAAAGTTGGAGGAGATGTAATATCTTTACAAACTTCAAATGATGAAGAAGCATTAAAGATTATTTCTTCTGTAGAAGGTGTCATTGACGTTAAAAAGATGAATGATGGAATAAGGATCAAGGTAAAGGACGGAGAAGAAAAAGCTCCAGAAATTCTTGAGTCTCTAATGAAAAATGGTATAAAAGTATCTAGGATGTCCATAACAGAACCTACTATGGATGAAGTATATATGGAGTTTACTGGAAAAAGACTAAGGGATGAAGAGGCAAGTGCACAAGAGATGTTCGCATTTAGAAGAACTGTTAGGAGGGCGAGAACATGATTGAAGAGGAAAAAAGGAACTTAAGTGTAACACACGGTTTATGGACTTTAACAGTCAGAGAATTGAAGAAGTGGTATAAGGCACCAGTAATATTATTACTTTCAATTATTCAACCAATATTCTGGATCGGACTGTTTGGAAAAGCTATGAACTTAGGTAACATATTTACTGGTACTTCATTTAATATACCAGGCGTAAATATTCCTAAGCAAGTAATTGATCAGATAGGATTGGCAATATTAAAGCAAACTTTCGGAACCACTGATTATTTCTCGTATTTAGCAGCAGGCATGTTATCTTTCATAGTATTATTCACATCAATGCAAAGCGGAATGTCAATAGTTTGGGATAGAAGACTTGGAGTATTAGATAGATTATTAACCACTCCAGTACCAAGGGGAAATATCATCTTAGGTAAAGTACTTAACTCAGTGATTAGATCTTTAGTACAAGCTACAATAGTTCTTGCTGTCGCAACAGTATTAGGAATGACATTTGCACCAAACATTAATGCTTTAGATTTCTTAGGAGTATATGCTGCATTGTTCTTAATGTCATTTGGGTTATCTTCGTTGTTCTTAATGTTAGCATTAAGAGCTACAAGTTGGGAATCACAAATGGCAATCATGAATTTGCTAAACTTACCATTACTCTTTACTAGCAATGCGTTTTATCCGATTAAATCAATGCCGAGTTGGCTAAAACCAGTAGCCTATGTAAATCCACTAACATATTCAAATGGCGTTGCTAGAGGGTTATTATTAGGGATACCTACTAACTTAACTGTTGACTTCCTGTATCTAGGGTTATTTGCTTTAATTTTATCTTCAATAGGGATTATATTATCTTGGAAATATCTATCCTCATGATGAGCTTGACCGGAAATGAAAGGTGATGTAAAGGCCAGCAAGCTGATTATTTTTTATTTAGTGGTAAAACAAGAAATATTTAGTAAGGAAACCTTAATCTATAATATAACCAATGCTAATAGATTTCTTTTTTAGAAAAGATATTAAAGAGTAAAAATAAAACTTTATTTGCATATTCTTTTTGAAGGATACTATTTTTATTTTATTTTGATTACATTATACTTTATATCATTTTGGTTTTTACCCAAGAGAAACGACTTTCTGCCCACAGTTTTTGTAAATTATACTACTAATCAAATAACTAACTAATGTGTTATTTAACTAATAACGCATCTAGATTTGACTAAGCTATTTTTTAACTTCAAATTCCTTATAGTTATTTATGGACTATGAGGATCTTTTTAAGATAAAACCAGTGCTAGATTTCGACGTATTAGGTGGAAAAACCCTATTAATTATAAGGGATAAGAAACCTATAGTATACTCTCCTTTTGGAGTTATTGATATAAAGGGTTATGCTGAAGAAGTAAGTTGGATAGGTAATGATTCATTCTTTATAACTATTGACCCTAATGGAAGTGAATTAAGGCAAATATTTATCTGGGATAAAGGAAAACTCGAGAGAATAATTTCTGACCAATATGATAATTTTTCTCCATTATATACTAAAAATGGTATACTTTTTCTTTCCAATAGAGATGGAAAAACTATACATCTTTACTTATATGATAAGGAAATAAAGAAGCTAAGTAAAGGAGACTTACCAGTATTCAGCTATTGCGCAAATGATAAATATATAGTTTACTCTCAAGGAATTTACGATAACGATATTCATGTAATAGATTATGAAGGAAACGAGATAGCTGAAATAGACTTTCCAGAATCTGAGCAAGAATTGCCATCTGACCAATGTTTTCTTGATGAAAAAACTTTTCTCTTTATTTCAAATCACGAGGATCTTTTCAAATTATTTGCTTATGATATTAAAGAGGAAAAAATTGAAAAAATTAGAGAAAGTAAATATGAAATCGTAGAGGCAGTCCCTTACAAAGGTTCAATAGCTTATGTCGAAGATAGGCATGGTGATTTTGCCCTAGTTCATGAAAAGGAGATTCTGAATGAGGGATTTATAGTAGGATTAAAGAGCGATGAAGAATCCCTTTATTTTATTTATTCAAATCATGAGTCTTCATATAATTTATATAAGTATGACGGCAAATTATCCAGGTTAACTAATTCCATGAACGGCGTAAAAGGAGAGTTCGTCAAACCTTCTCATGTTGAATATAATTCTGATGGGATAAAAATTCATGCTCTTCTTTATTCCAAAGGAAATGAAGATAAAGGCGTTATTTATATTCATGGAGGTCCAGATTGGGAATGTGTTAATTCGTTTAATCCAGAAATACAATTCCTTGTAAATAAAGGTTTCAAAGTAATATGCCCAAATTATAGAGGTTCTATAGGATATGGAAGGAAGTTTAATCACCTAAACGACAAGGATTTAGGTGGGGGTGATTTAAGAGATGTTATTAATGCTATTAAAGTCTTAAACGTTAAAAAGGTTGCAATTACTGGAGCAAGTTACGGTGGTTATCTTACAATGATGGCTGTTACGAAGTATCCAGATTTATGGTGTTCTGCTGTAGCAGTTGTCCCTTTTGTAAATTGGTTCACTGAGAAGAAATTCGAAAGGGAATATTTGCAACAGTATGATGAGATGAAGATGGGAAATGATGAGGTATTATTAAAGGATAGATCTCCTATATTCTTTATAGATAGAATTAAAACACCATTGATGCTATTAGCTGGTGAGAATGATCCTAGATGTCCAGCAGAAGAGACTTTGCAAGTTGTTAATGAACTTAAAAAATTAGGAAGAGAAGTTAAGTACAAAATATATAAGGATGAAGGTCATGGATTTGCTAAAGTTGAAAATTATATAGATTCAATAAAAGAAACTGTAGAGTTTATATCTACTCACTGTCAGTAAGGCCGGAGAATTTTCGTCACCACTCTTATTCTGGCGGTCTCATCATTAGAATAATATTACTCTTACTGGCATTAAAACATATGGTGCATAAACTCCATGGTACTCATCGATAGCAAAAGGCTTAGATGTTTTCGAAATAGCATTAATAAATAAAAGTTCTTGGAATGGAATAGCGATCTCCCTAATCTTTAAACCAATCCCACCTTTCTCTACGATTTTAGGAGTAATTCTTATGCTATTTTCAACTATTTGTACTGACTCAACTCCATAAATTACTACTCCATCTTTATTTTCATTCATCATTTCTTCTAAATTCCAATCTCCAGACTTAATTTCAAGAGTGAAAAAGTCTGGCTCTGGTGGTATTCCTCTTGCATTCCCTGAAGAACCATATTTTGTATAAAGCGTACCTAAGTAATCTTGAACAATACCATCTCCAATAAGTTCTTTGCGTTTCGTTAAAACTCCTTCATCATCAAAGGTGCTAAATGCAGGGGAAATCTCATTAAGTGGGTTATCTACAATAGTCAATGTTGAAAACTTTTCGTAAAGTTTTAACCTCGGTAAAATACCATTCAGTAACGCTTTAACTGTATAAGCTATTATAGTCCCAAAAACTTCAGGTGAAAGTAAGGCATTAATTCTTCCACCTATTTGATAATCTCTTGTTATTCTTTTTACGCTCTTAATCTCATTTTGTAAATAACTGATTATACCGTCTAGATATTGAATTCTTCCTCCAACTTTTAAATACTCTTTTTCAACAATAACCAAATGCTTTACTTCTTTGCATTCATCTATTTCTCTTTCAATTTTCTTTATTATTATTTTATCTACATAAGGGGCAAGATTCTCAGCCTTAGTTATAAAGTTCTCAAGATCAACTTTCTCCTCGAAAGATTTACAAGTTGAGTACTCCTTTTCCGGTTTATAATCTATTTTATCTCTTTTCAGTAACCATCCTTCTGGTGTTAATGCCATTTCTGCTTTAGTATGTTTAGTTTCAAAATATTTTCCAGACTTAGTAATAATGATTAAATCCTCCTTAAAAATGAGGTTCTTTATCATATAATATAATAAAAAATTTCCTAACTTATAATGGTGAAGCTAGGGAATCTTTTACTACACAAGCTACTAATTTACATACCTCTTTACCATTTTCTATTCTACATTCATATAAGCCGTAATTTGTTGGACAGTAGTATGTCTGTTTTACTGTATAATATCTCATATATAATTTTCTGTTTATCCAAATATATAAATATTTGTTAATCTGTGTGCATCTATATACACAGATTAATTTTTTAAAAAACTATAATATCAATAAAATTCGACAATGTAATATTTACAAAATTATCAAGAGTTCCGAATTCTACTATAGAGGGAACTGAGATTTTGAACGTAGAAATTCCATGTTCTTTATGAGTAACTACAAGGTCTTGTTCTCTAAGTATAATCACTTGATTGCCAACTAATATTCCAGAGACTTGAACTAAATGGGGAGAAGTATAATGGCCATATCTTAATTTTAACTTTTCCTCTTTTGTAATTATAAATTCTTTGAATTTATCTCTCATAGATAATATTTTCATGAAATATACTCTATTCCTATCTACAAGTCTTTTAGTTTTCATGATACTCTTTATCTTCTCTTTAACTTCTTCTTCAATCATAGAAAGTTCTTTAACTCTTTTACCTAACATCGTATTTATTCTTCTTATTCTTCTTATTTCCTCAAGTACATTATAAAGTTTTTCAATCTCTTCTAAT
The nucleotide sequence above comes from Sulfurisphaera javensis. Encoded proteins:
- a CDS encoding ATP-binding cassette domain-containing protein; protein product: MSNIAIKAINLTKMYGKFIAVDHINFEVYEGEIFGFLGPNGAGKSTTIKMLTTVLKPTEGTAIVNGYDIIKQPALVRQSIGVVPQEYTADEDLTGWENMMMMAGLYGIPKDIAKERAKELLEMVELTHAANRKVETYSGGMRRRLEIAMSLISRPKILFLDEPTLGLDAQTRAAIWQYILKLKEEYKMTIFVTTHYLEEADMYGDRIAIIDKGKILAIGSPKELKEKVGGDVISLQTSNDEEALKIISSVEGVIDVKKMNDGIRIKVKDGEEKAPEILESLMKNGIKVSRMSITEPTMDEVYMEFTGKRLRDEEASAQEMFAFRRTVRRART
- a CDS encoding CBS domain-containing protein; protein product: MIIGQLITKNLVNLPINSTIKDVADVMMREGVGSVVLKDGEKIVGIVTERDIVKAVHKGLSLDSSAIEIASTDLVRIDYNKSIYDAFYLMAKNNIRHLIVEKDGKCVGVVSIRDVARAFSLMVAEGMTY
- a CDS encoding metallopeptidase TldD-related protein, which codes for MIKNLIFKEDLIIITKSGKYFETKHTKAEMALTPEGWLLKRDKIDYKPEKEYSTCKSFEEKVDLENFITKAENLAPYVDKIIIKKIEREIDECKEVKHLVIVEKEYLKVGGRIQYLDGIISYLQNEIKSVKRITRDYQIGGRINALLSPEVFGTIIAYTVKALLNGILPRLKLYEKFSTLTIVDNPLNEISPAFSTFDDEGVLTKRKELIGDGIVQDYLGTLYTKYGSSGNARGIPPEPDFFTLEIKSGDWNLEEMMNENKDGVVIYGVESVQIVENSIRITPKIVEKGGIGLKIREIAIPFQELLFINAISKTSKPFAIDEYHGVYAPYVLMPVRVILF
- a CDS encoding alpha/beta fold hydrolase; the protein is MDYEDLFKIKPVLDFDVLGGKTLLIIRDKKPIVYSPFGVIDIKGYAEEVSWIGNDSFFITIDPNGSELRQIFIWDKGKLERIISDQYDNFSPLYTKNGILFLSNRDGKTIHLYLYDKEIKKLSKGDLPVFSYCANDKYIVYSQGIYDNDIHVIDYEGNEIAEIDFPESEQELPSDQCFLDEKTFLFISNHEDLFKLFAYDIKEEKIEKIRESKYEIVEAVPYKGSIAYVEDRHGDFALVHEKEILNEGFIVGLKSDEESLYFIYSNHESSYNLYKYDGKLSRLTNSMNGVKGEFVKPSHVEYNSDGIKIHALLYSKGNEDKGVIYIHGGPDWECVNSFNPEIQFLVNKGFKVICPNYRGSIGYGRKFNHLNDKDLGGGDLRDVINAIKVLNVKKVAITGASYGGYLTMMAVTKYPDLWCSAVAVVPFVNWFTEKKFEREYLQQYDEMKMGNDEVLLKDRSPIFFIDRIKTPLMLLAGENDPRCPAEETLQVVNELKKLGREVKYKIYKDEGHGFAKVENYIDSIKETVEFISTHCQ
- a CDS encoding FAD-dependent oxidoreductase produces the protein MKFDAVVIGAGPAGSASAYTMAKAGYKVLMIEKGSEPGAKNVSGAMIREAVISKVFETKDLPFERIVKRVRLIFKTRENETEISVKPKDKLYTIARLKFDKWLAQKAEGAGAVLITKTTVTGIEGQKVITERGEIEAGKIVIAEGANALLSMSLGLRRELRSEETVLGIKEVYASTRDEVAKRFGLQGDEGESWRIITDYPLPSAGFIYTYKDAVAIGIGAKVDEITQRDIRPFELLDTFKEPYSELIKGFSLREYSAKIIPENGFPSFKPCEGSIYVVGDALGLVDPLTFDGIGPAVISGHLAGKAESCNAYSNSLYEASEILKVMRSRPLTRELLKGDNLSLYIHLVTDFSLSWAEGDLSKLKYYKNSLGTILKHLLLGLEVVQ
- a CDS encoding ferredoxin family protein, coding for MRVEERLYTLRYKRDEKPHLEIKDQANCAKCYDTYKSPCITVCPANVYSFTEGKIVISYENCLECGACKIVCPFNNIIWRYPRYGLGISLRYG
- a CDS encoding ABC transporter permease, whose amino-acid sequence is MIEEEKRNLSVTHGLWTLTVRELKKWYKAPVILLLSIIQPIFWIGLFGKAMNLGNIFTGTSFNIPGVNIPKQVIDQIGLAILKQTFGTTDYFSYLAAGMLSFIVLFTSMQSGMSIVWDRRLGVLDRLLTTPVPRGNIILGKVLNSVIRSLVQATIVLAVATVLGMTFAPNINALDFLGVYAALFLMSFGLSSLFLMLALRATSWESQMAIMNLLNLPLLFTSNAFYPIKSMPSWLKPVAYVNPLTYSNGVARGLLLGIPTNLTVDFLYLGLFALILSSIGIILSWKYLSS
- a CDS encoding PadR family transcriptional regulator, with the translated sequence MSELIAKQKGRLRNIILWLLWQSPKRGIDIIDDIYKMTWGWWKPSPGSVYPLLNKMEEEGVIERVSDGKYRITQKGIEEIKELLPSRYSGSIEDAVEELEGLVQYFKETDKDKLSLYKDRILEALKSMEEVIKNV